A stretch of DNA from Anopheles nili chromosome 2, idAnoNiliSN_F5_01, whole genome shotgun sequence:
AATGGCTAATGGCGTCGTTTAGGATAAATCACCTagctttgtttatttgcgtgcgaaaatatttacaaatcaattttgcatcgtttgcatgaCCTGTACGAGTATACCAAAATGAAAGGATGTTCAGGATTGAAGGAATACATATTCGTTTATTGCACAACATGGTTCTGCCCCAGCTAGCAGATCCTTATGCGGTGATGCCGCTTCTGCTGCGTCTTCAACGATTTGTGGGCTTGTGGGGTGAACGACGATATCGCTATAAGTTTCAGTTAGCATTTGCAAGCTTCTGTCTCCTCGTCGTTATCCCGAAATTGGCATTTGGATATCCAGACCTAGAGACAACCGTTCGCGGAACTGCCGAACTGATCTTTGAGTGGAACGTGCTCTTCGGCATGTTGCTGTTTTCTTTAAAGCTAGATATATATGACGAGTTGGTGCATCGTTACATGGACATTGCAAAGATTGGTAAGCCTTAACTGATAGCTTATTAACTGACTATTTCCATCACATGCCATTTTGTCATTGCAAAGCGTTCCGGAAGGATATCCCGTCAGAACTAGGCGATTATCTGGTGCGCATCAATCGTCGTATCGATAAGTTCTCCAAAATCTACTGCTGCAGCCATCTTTGTCTCGCCATCTTCTACTGGGTGGCTCCATCGTCAAGTACCTACATTGCGTATCTGGGCTCCCACAACGACTCCATCGCGGTAGAGCACGTGCTGCACTTGGAAGAGGAACTGTACTGGCTCCACAATCGCACCTCATTGCTCGATTACTCTATCTTTACCGCCATTATGCTACCGACCATTTTTATGCTGGCGTATTTCGGTGGACTTAAACTACT
This window harbors:
- the LOC128720482 gene encoding odorant receptor 49b-like, with product MVLPQLADPYAVMPLLLRLQRFVGLWGERRYRYKFQLAFASFCLLVVIPKLAFGYPDLETTVRGTAELIFEWNVLFGMLLFSLKLDIYDELVHRYMDIAKIAFRKDIPSELGDYLVRINRRIDKFSKIYCCSHLCLAIFYWVAPSSSTYIAYLGSHNDSIAVEHVLHLEEELYWLHNRTSLLDYSIFTAIMLPTIFMLAYFGGLKLLTIFSNVKYCSATMRLVAMRINYLDRLSEKQAEKELIEIIMMHQKALKCVELLEIIFRWVFLGQFIQCVMIWCSLVLYVAVTGLSTKAANVGVLFILLTVETYGFCYFGSDLTAESLGVAMAVYGCHWYKRSVPIQKKLRMMLQRAQKPVGISAGKFCFVDIEQFGKMAKTSYSFYIVLKDQF